A region of Vigna unguiculata cultivar IT97K-499-35 unplaced genomic scaffold, ASM411807v1 contig_429, whole genome shotgun sequence DNA encodes the following proteins:
- the LOC114171938 gene encoding uncharacterized protein LOC114171938: MVEKVALAIITAARRLRPYFQSHTTIIKTDHPIQKILQKPDLAGRLSSWAIELSEFTIHYEPHGPIRAQCLADFANDLQEQAPYDTWWTMHVDGSSNPLGAGAGIVLEGPGNVLIEQSLRFTFKTSNNQAEYEAIIAGLNLAQDVGARKLLCKTDSKLTVGHLNGEYQIKDPTLAQYYHMVVSLTEHFDTFQIQHVPRSDNTRADILSKLASTKKKGRYKSLLQHTLTTPSIEQQNQCLNITTTNTWMEPFIRYLEAGVIPPNEEKGWMRKAARYTLIGGELFRRGFSKPLLKCITKEKADYVIQEIHQGICGYHSGPKTMAAKILRAGYYLPTMEEDCTTYVQKCVQCQKHGPITHMHQEELHHVSSPWPFSKWGMDIIDPFAAGKGQVRFLLVAVEYFSKWIEAEPLATITANQINADCLATHLDLLYETREKARIQDLATKLRAARRYNSKLKPRSFHKGDLVWRMASKARKHEGKFSPNWEGPFRVLKEVGKGAYRLEKLSGEPLPNTWNISHLKFYFS, encoded by the exons ATGGTAGAGAAAGTAGCCCTTGCAATCATAACAGCAGCACGTCGCCTACGACCATACTTCCAATCACACACGACCATCATCAAAACGGACCATCCCATACAAAAAATCCTGCAAAAACCTGATTTAGCTGGTCGGCTATCCTCCTGGGCCATCGAACTGTCAGAATTTACTATCCACTACGAACCGCATGGACCCATCCGAGCACAATGCCTGGCAGACTTCGCCAATGACCTTCAAGAGCAAGCCCCCTATGACACCTGGTGGACCATGCACGTAGACGGCTCCTCAAACCCGCTAGGAGCCGGCGCCGGAATAGTACTAGAAGGACCCGGCAACGTCCTCATAGAACAATCTCTACGTTTCAccttcaaaacatccaacaatCAAGCTGAGTACGAGGCCATCATCGCCGGCCTCAATTTAGCACAAGACGTCGGCGCACGTAAACTCCTGTGCAAGACAGACTCAAAGCTCACCGTAGGACACCTCAACGGTGAGTACCAAATCAAAGATCCCACCCTCGCACAATACTACCACATGGTAGTATCCCTGACCGAGCACTTCGACACTTTCCAGATTCAACACGTCCCACGAAGCGACAATACCCGGGCAGACATTCTCTCAAAGCTCGCCAGTACCAAAAAGAAAGGTCGTTACAAGTCACTCCTCCAGCACACCCTAACCACACCCTCCATTGAGCAACAAAACCAATGCTTAAACATTACTACCACCAACACCTGGATGGAGCCTTTCATCAGATACTTAGAAGCAGGAGTCATCCCACCAAACGAGGAAAAAGGATGGATGCGGAAAGCGGCGCGATACACCCTAATTGGGGGTGAACTATTCAGAAGAGGCTTCAGCAAGCCCCTGCTCAAGTGCATAACTAAGGAAAAAGCTGACTATGTCATACAAGAAATACACCAAGGCATCTGCGGCTACCACTCAGGACCCAAAACCATGGCCGCCAAGATATTACGCGCCGGATATTACTTGCCCACAATGGAAGAAGACTGCACCACGTACGTCCAAAAATGCGTCCAATGCCAAAAGCACGGACCGATTACACACATGCACCAAGAAGAATTGCACCACGTCTCCTCACCATGGCCATTCTCAAAATGGGGGATGGACATAATCGACCCTTTTGCAGCAGGGAAAGGCCAAGTCAGGTTCCTCCTTGTCGCGGTCGAGTACTTCTCCAAGTGGATCGAAGCAGAGCCATTAGCCACCATCACGGCCAACCAA ATAAACGCCGACTGCCTGGCCACACACCTCGATCTCCTTTACGAGACAAGGGAAAAGGCACGAATCCAGGACTTAGCGACCAAGTTGAGGGCAGCAAGAAGGTACAACTCCAAGCTGAAACCGCGTTCTTTTCACAAAGGAGACCTCGTGTGGAGGATGGCTAGCAAAGCCCGCAAGCACGAAGGCAAGTTCTCGCCCAACTGGGAAGGACCTTTCCGAGTACTTAAAGAGGTCGGCAAGGGAGCCTATCGCCTGGAAAAACTATCCGGAGAGCCGcttcccaacacttggaacatctcccacctcaaattctatTTTAGCTGA